The Coffea arabica cultivar ET-39 chromosome 1e, Coffea Arabica ET-39 HiFi, whole genome shotgun sequence genome has a window encoding:
- the LOC140013481 gene encoding monothiol glutaredoxin-S10-like: MAGASHLITTPPRGGFSFLTFSSQPHSLPHFHIPNSCAFFNTSSVTPLSSKSRIDFYGPRRVGKTTKVRAMAASFGSRLEETVKTTITENPVVVYSKTWCSYSSEVKTLLKKLGCEPLVIELDQLGPQGPQLQKVLERLTGQHTVPNVFIGGEHIGGCTDTVKLHRRGELESLLSEASAKKTEI; this comes from the exons ATGGCTGGCGCGTCTCATCTGATTACTACTCCTCCCCGAGGAGGCTTCAGCTTTCTCACTTTTTCTTCTCAACCTCACAGTCTCCCGCATTTTCACATCCCCAATTCTTGCGCTTTCTTCAACACCAGCTCTGTGACACCGCTCAGCAGCAAATCAAGAATCGACTTTTATGGCCCCAGAAGAGTTGGGAAGACCACTAAGGTTCGAGCCATGGCGGCTTCTTTCGGGTCCCGATTAGAGGAGACTGTGAAAACGACTATCACCGAAAACCCAGTTGTGGTTTACTCCAAAACCTGGTGCTC GTACTCTTCTGAGGTGAAGACTTTGTTGAAGAAGCTTGGTTGCGAACCACTTGTTATTGAACTGGACCAATTGG GACCTCAAGGACCACAACTGCAGAAGGTGCTAGAAAGGCTTACTGGACAACATACTGTTCCTAATGTATTCATTG gCGGCGAACATATTGGTGGTTGCACAG ATACTGTTAAGCTACACCGGAGAGGAGAACTTGAATCCTTGTTATCAGAAGCTAGCGCCAAGAAGACAGAAATCTAG
- the LOC113714289 gene encoding probable indole-3-pyruvate monooxygenase YUCCA8 yields MFNFMDPDFLARRCVWVNGPVIVGAGPSGLAVGACLKEQGIPFVILEKTDCIASLWQKRTYDRLKLHLPKQFCQLPKFPFPDHYPEYPNKKQFIDYLESYATHFDINPQFNECVQSAKYDEACRLWRVKTVSTNGSTRSEVEYFCQWLVVATGENAERMVPDIDGLKEFGGEVLHACDYKSGEKFRGKKVLVVGCGNSGMEVSLDLCNHEAQPSMVVRSSVHVLPREICGRSTFELAMFMLKWLPLWLVDKLLLVLAWFILGNIEKYGLKRPSLGPLQLKNTKGKTPVLDIGALEKIRSGEINVVPGIRRFSCDMVELVDGEMLNIDAVVLATGYSSNVPYWLQEAEFFSKDGFPKSSFPNGWKGKDGLYAVGFTRRGLSGASADATKIAQDIGKVWKEDLKQKKQKVPTHRRCISQF; encoded by the exons ATGTTTAACTTCATGGACCCTGATTTCCTTGCTCGTAGATGTGTTTGGGTAAATGGTCCTGTGATAGTTGGAGCAGGGCCATCGGGGCTGGCAGTTGGAGCTTGCCTGAAGGAACAAGGAATTCCCTTTGTCATCCTGGAAAAAACTGATTGCATTGCATCTTTGTGGCAGAAACGCACTTATGATCGCCTAAAGCTTCATCTTCCTAAGCAATTCTGCCAACTTCCTAAGTTCCCCTTCCCTGATCATTACCCTGAGTACCccaacaagaaacagttcattGACTACTTAGAATCATATGCCACCCACTTTGATATCAACCCTCAATTCAATGAGTGTGTGCAATCAGCTAAGTACGATGAGGCCTGCCGTTTGTGGAGAGTCAAGACAGTTTCTACCAATGGTTCCACCCGCTCTGAAGTCGAGTACTTCTGCCAGTGGCTTGTGGTAGCAACCGGGGAAAACGCAGAGCGCATGGTGCCTGACATTGATGGTCTGAAAGAATTTGGAGGCGAGGTCTTGCATGCCTGTGATTACAAGTCTGGCGAAAAATTCCGTGGCAAGAAAGTTCTTGTTGTTGGATGTGGCAATTCGGGGATGGAAGTTTCTCTCGATCTTTGCAACCATGAAGCTCAACCTTCAATGGTTGTTCGCAGCTCG GTTCATGTCTTGCCTAGAGAAATATGCGGCAGATCAACATTTGAACTAGCCATGTTTATGCTGAAATGGCTACCACTTTGGCTGGTTGATAAACTCCTGCTGGTTCTGGCATGGTTCATTCTCGGAAACATAGAGAAATACGGGCTAAAACGACCATCACTTGGTCCCCTGCAGCTCAAAAACACTAAAGGAAAAACACCTGTCCTGGACATTGGTGCATTGGAAAAGATTAGATCAGGGGAAATCAACGTAGTCCCTGGAATCAGGAGGTTCTCATGCGACATGGTTGAACTTGTTGATGGTGAAATGCTGAATATTGATGCTGTTGTTTTGGCTACAGGATACAGCAGCAATGTTCCCTACTGGCTACAG GAGGCTGAATTCTTCTCTAAGGATGGATTTCCAAAATCATCATTCCCAAATGGCTGGAAAGGGAAGGATGGGTTATATGCAGTTGGGTTCACAAGGAGAGGGCTTTCTGGAGCATCTGCAGATGCTACGAAAATAGCACAAGATATTGGCAAAGTCTGGAAAGAGGACTTGAAGCAGAAAAAGCAAAAAGTTCCTACTCACAGACGTTGCATTTCACAGTTTTGA